Proteins from a single region of Trichoderma asperellum chromosome 3, complete sequence:
- a CDS encoding uncharacterized protein (EggNog:ENOG41), whose protein sequence is MPAIVGLKKSFASIPWCSELLNNPDVEACIPPCRASRKDITYELWEGTLNTSNTIPEFLALYTKTEEHNSRIHNIKLLANLNNGLDGFPGVCHGGMVATLLDESMVSLILINVGRGALICPWYGTVSLNILFQKPVKTPATVVVAVKLDKVEGRKLCITACLQDGSGKALAKASAVFVGLDGKL, encoded by the coding sequence ATGCCCGCAATCGTTGGCCTTAAGAAGAGCTTTGCTTCTATCCCGTGGTGTTCAGAACTTCTCAACAACCCCGACGTTGAAGCGTGCATTCCTCCTTGCCGAGCTAGCAGGAAGGATATTACATATGAGCTCTGGGAAGGCACTCTAAACACTTCAAATACCATCCCAGAGTTCCTTGCTCTTTATACAAAGACAGAGGAGCACAATTCTCGCATCCACAATATCAAGCTCCTCGCTAATTTAAACAATGGATTAGACGGGTTTCCTGGCGTTTGCCATGGAGGAATGGTCGCCACGTTACTGGATGAGTCCATGGTGTCACTCATTCTAATAAATGTCGGTCGCGGGGCACTTATTTGCCCTTGGTACGGTACTGTCTCGCTTAATATATTGTTTCAGAAGCCTGTCAAGACGCCGGCCACAGTGGTAGTCGCAGTAAAACTGGACAAGGTGGAGGGACGCAAGCTGTGTATCACCGCTTGTCTGCAGGACGGGTCGGGGAAAGCACTTGCGAAAGCGAGTGCTGTATTTGTTGGTTTGGATggaaaactataa
- a CDS encoding uncharacterized protein (EggNog:ENOG41) — MAFKVIIIGGGPVGLFLANGLQASGIDYVLFEKRSTIPPSTAFGIFLWPQVTRMMHQLGLLDSLRKVSHPMTGMIHSMPTGELLSSDTNFSKSYKTHGYPVVVTDRGSLAQVLLSGIDKPEERIHTGKQLTNVITRPDRVTVEFADGTSFEGSIVIGADGIWSTVRNQISQYAPDGLFLDNPYQASYQGVFGRAPLLEGITSGQGIEVHGDGWLIQAFPSQKETHLFIYKSIKTTNERVPFSPNVPEELIAEFANVRLTDNVTFKDLWNQRFAQGTANFEEGVVEMWHWDRIALIGDAVLKISPKQGVAANVGMESAACLTNKLAALLQNNPKPTTQEVSKVFSAYQCELEGKVSTWQRLSRFNLDSAVSKNGPRLEAMGAVAARVPAIVSRSFKFERVPFADQNAADMPWVH, encoded by the exons ATggcttttaaagttattatcaTTGGGGGCGGCCCGGTTGGGCTTTTCCTTGCCAACGGCTTACAAGCCTCTGGGATAGACTATGTGCTTTTTGAGAAGCGAAGTACTATACCTCCTTCCACTGCCTTTGGCATCTTTCTTTGGCCACAGGTCACTAGAATGATGCATCAGTTAGGCCTTCTCGATAGTCTAAGAAAGGTCTCTCATCCAATGACTGGCATGATTCATAGCATGCCTACGGGAGAGCTTCTCAGCTCGGACACAAATTTTTCTAAAAGCTATAAGAC TCATGGCTATCCTGTAGTTGTTACAGATCGTGGCAGTCTTGCCCAAGTGCTTCTTAGTGGGATTGACAAGCCTGAAGAGCGTATACATACGGGAAAGCAGCTCACCAACGTTATAACACGCCCAGATAGGGTAACTGTGGAGTTTGCTGATGGCACAAGCTTTGAAGGATCCATTGTCATTGGCGCAGACGGGATTTGGAGTACAGTTCGTAACCAAATCAGTCAATACGCACCTGATGGTTTATTTCTTGATAACCCATATCAGGCCTCGTACCAAGGTGTTTTTGGTAGAGCACCCTTACTTGAAGGCATTACCTCAGGACAGGGTATTGAAGTTCATGGTGATGGGTGGCTGATTCAAGCATTCCCATCTCAAAAAGAAACGCACCTATTcatttataaaagcattaaaacaACTAATGAAAGAGTCCCCTTCTCGCCGAATGTGCCAGAAGAGTTAATCGCAGAGTTTGCCAATGTTCGATTAACGGACAATGTCACCTTCAAAGATTTATGGAATCAGCGTTTTGCTCAAGGGACGGCTAACTTTGAAGAGGGTGTTGTAGAAATGTGGCATTGGGATCGAATTGCTCTTATTGGGGACGCTGTACTTAAG ATCTCACCAAAACAAGGTGTTGCTGCCAATGTTGGCATGGAGTCAGCCGCCTGTCTCACCAACAAGCTTGCAGCTCTCCTGCAAAATAACCCAAAGCCCACTACGCAGGAGGTCTCCAAAGTGTTCAGCGCATATCAATGCGAGCTAGAAGGGAAAGTTAGCACATGGCAGCGACTATCTCGCTTCAACCTTGACTCGGCTGTGAGTAAGAACGGACCTCGACTCGAAGCCATGGGTGCCGTAGCTGCCCGCGTACCTGCTATTGTTTCCAGGTCATTCAAATTTGAAAGGGTCCCTTTCGCAGACCAGAATGCGGCTGACATGCCGTGGGTACACTAG
- a CDS encoding uncharacterized protein (EggNog:ENOG41) encodes MFSAPAWVPDLPFEPPNNITIGEFIWSSKHGRRPAATSRSPFTCGLTGKSFTVTQAPQRINFLARGLAQVLKVEPNKGLSLDKVIAIFSPNTIDYIPLILGIHRIGGIVTPASASHSPSELEYQLKKTGATAIFTCVPLLSTAKKAAEQCGITHDKIFIMDFPGVVNTTSHISLEKLVSIGEELPDLEALNWPKGEGARRAAFICMSSGTSGLPKACVISHYNVIANVLATATYEKGARSHFKFGTQVTLGLLPMSHIYGLVTVALCATYQGDELIVLPKFTIDTFLDAIQRFKIRRLYVAPPIIIQMLWNRDNCLKHDLSSVASIHTGGAPLYAETAEQLLKMYPNWHLGQGYGMTETATLICTTSEHDIYLGSSGSLLPGIRAKVIGSDGKEIFTYETPGELFVQSPRLSRATWAMGELTKKPSSGTMTGGGLRLAMRL; translated from the exons ATGTTTAGTGCTCCAGCTTGGGTGCCTGATCTCCCATTTG AACCTcctaataatattactattggGGAGTTTATCTGGTCCAGCAAGCATGGCAGACGGCCAGCAGCGACATCGCGAAGTCCTTTTACATGCGGCCTCACGGGAAAGAGCTTCACAGTTACCCAGGCGCCACAGAGAATCAACTTCCTCGCACGAGGCCTTGCCCAGGTTCTCAAAGTTGAACCAAACAAAGGCTTGTCATTAGACAAAGTGATTGCAATATTCTCGCCAAACACG ATCGATTACATACCACTAATTTTGGGGATTCATCGAATTGGAGGCATTGTAACTCCAGCAAGCGCATCTCATTCGCCGTCTGAGCTTGAATATCAGCTCAAAAAGACTGGTGCTACAGCCATCTTCACCTGCGTTCCGCTTTTGAGTACCGCAAAGAAGGCTGCAGAGCAATGTGGTATTACCCACGACAAGATATTCATTATGGACTTCCCCGGGGTCGTGAACACCACGTCCCATATCAGCCTTGAGAAACTAGTGTCTATTGGCGAAGAGTTACCTGACCTGGAGGCATTGAACTGGCCtaaaggagaaggagcacGGCGAGCGGCTTTTATCTGTATGTCCAGCGGAACGTCTGGTTTGCCT aaagcatgCGTCATATCCCATTACAATGTCATTGCAAACGTGTTAGCAACAGCCACATACGAAAAAGGTGCTAGAAGTCATTTCAAGTTTGGCACCCAAGTCACCCTCGGGCTGCTACCCATGAGCCACATTTATGGCCTCGTCACTGTTGCACTTTGCGCGACATACCAGGGTGATGAGCTCATTGTGCTTCCCAAGTTCACAATCGACACTTTTCTCGATGCTATTCAGCGCTTTAAGATACGGCGTCTATATGTG GCACCGCCGATCATCATACAGATGCTCTGGAATCGGGACAACTGCCTCAAGCATGATCTCTCTAGTGTGGCAAGCATACATACGGGCGGTGCTCCTCTTTACGCAGAAACCGCAGAACAGCTGCTCAAGATGTATCCCAATTGGCACCTTGGACAAGGTTACG GCATGACTGAAACTGCTACATTAATTTGCACTACCAGCGAACATGACATCTACCTTGGTTCCTCCGGCTCTCTGCTCCCTGGTATCCGTGCCAAGGTCATTGGCTCCGACGGCAAAGAAATATTCACTTATGAGACGCCAGGAGAGCTCTTTGTGCAGAGCCCTCGATTATCCCGGGCTACCTGGGCAATGGGAGAGCTGACGAAGAAACCTTCGTCTGGGACGATGACGGGAGGTGGATTAAGACTGGCGATGAGGTTGTGA
- a CDS encoding uncharacterized protein (EggNog:ENOG41), with translation MPTITTNNNNKNNNDNNSSNSSNDNKMAPLQGAIGAIDAAPGVSFYTPRQEPAAGTAKDEDCPSLFKPINIGGMTIHNRIVVSPMCQYSSPDGFATQWHKSLINSFSARGPGLIFMEAHSVSPYGRITPSDAGLWSDAHIEPLAEIVEFAHSQGVKIGIQLQHAGRKASRLSPWLEMTKVSKGKDFGWPNEVISCSPVPFSPDTCLPREMTKADIESLKKDWVAAAKRALKAGFDTILFQAAFGFLLHSFLSPAANQRQDNYGGSFENRIRLLIEIVDLIKAEVPAGFPIGVRMPATDHLEYDESMPQWNLEQSTKLAKILAEHGVDYIDVSSGALDRRQKMKYGKGYQVHLAKQIKKALAGTSVIVGVSGSVITGQQAQDILDTSAADVVVSGRAFVKNPNLVWQWADELGVDIHVASQFGWGFGKARGLPSKPKPNPKSKI, from the exons ATGCCAACCATCACCAcgaacaataacaacaagaACAATAACGACAACAACAGTAGCAACAGTAGCAACGACAACAAGATGGCACCTCTGCAAGGAGCAATTGGCGCAATAGATGCCGCGCCCGGT GTTTCTTTCTACACGCCTCGACAAGAGCCAGCTGCGGGCActgccaaagatgaagattgtCCGAGCTTGTTCAAGCCAATCAATATTGGAGGAATGACCATTCACAATCGTATTGTTGTGTCTCCAATGTGCCA ATACTCATCTCCGGATGGTTTCGCTACCCAATGGCATAAATCACTGATCAACAGCTTTTCTGCACGCGGCCCAGGCCTAATTTTCATGGAAGCCCACTCTGTTAGCCCTTATGGCCGCATCACACCCTCGGACGCTGGTCTTTGGAGCGACGCACACATTGAGCCTCTGGCCGAGATCGTCGAGTTCGCCCATAGTCAAGGTGTCAAGATTGGCATACAGCTTCAGCACGCCGGAAGAAAGGCGAGCCGACTCTCGCCATGGTTGGAAATGACAAAGGTTTCGAAAGGCAAG GATTTTGGATGGCCTAATGAGGTCATCAGCTGCAGCCCGGTGCCATTCAGCCCTGATACCTGTCTACCTAGGGAAATGACCAAGGCCGATATTGAATCTCTGAAGAAGGACTGGGTAGCGGCTGCGAAGAGGGCTCTCAAGGCTGGTTTTGAT ACAATTCTTTTTCAGGCAGCCTTCGGTTTCCTTCTCCACAGTTTCTTGTCTCCGGCTGCCAATCAGCGCCAGGACAACTATGGTGGTTCTTTTGAGAACAGAATTCGTCTCCTAATTGAGATAGTGGATTTGATAAAGGCTGAGGTCCCCGCCGGCTTCCCTATCGGAGTCCGCATGCCTGCAACTGACCACCTGGAGTATGACGAGTCGATGCCGCAGTGGAATTTGGAGCAATCCACCAAGCTTGCCAAAATTCTTGCAGAGCACGGAGTCGACTATATTGATGTCTCAAGCGGCGCTCTCGACCGTCGCCAAAAAATGAAATACGGGAAGGGTTACCAGGTTCACCTGGCTAAGCAGATAAAGAAGGCACTGGCAGGCACTAGCGTCATTGTTGGAGTCAGCGGCAGCGTTATAACGGGACAACAGGCTCAGGATATCCTGGACACATCGGCCGCAGACGTTGTTGTTTCGGGGCGAGCCTTTGTAAAAAACCCAAACCTGGTCTGGCAGTGGGCTGACGAGCTAGGTGTCGATATCCATGTTGCAAGCCAAT TTGGTTGGGGATTTGGTAAGGCTCGGGGCCTTCCGTCCAAACCAAAGCCAAACCCAAAATCTAAGATATAG
- a CDS encoding uncharacterized protein (EggNog:ENOG41~TransMembrane:12 (i73-91o111-131i138-157o163-184i196-218o230-251i272-297o309-326i338-355o361-388i400-418o430-451i)) yields MMDVKHSHPDGVDTSSTNITDKDSTFLHSGTRPAGTEPSGVLQNNGATIEVEKTSQPDQANLLATRPNGGWKAWLQVACGFFLYFNTYGLINTFGIYQNYYTTEFGFDPSRASLIGGIQTFLLFFASGAAGPLYDAGYTSFLVLAGAIFIVLGTMMQSLCIHYWQFILAQSLCIGLGGGLISALTPTVLSTYFTSLYPLTVGIAGSGTGIGGIILPIVFRELQPKIGFPWTVRVIGFILLATLLLPVFFLRPRMIPGTGRRKIIDTTAFTDWPLVTLLIGNFIYLLGGFTPFFYVQVFAVENNIADANLSFYIIAVMNATSALGRVLPNFLSPYTGPFNMLIITSVLTFVFAFAFEGVQSLASLIIVSMGFGGATGLFFALQPVVVIGLCPNPKLIGTRVGMAFCFLSFSVLASNPIAGAIQPAGGYSGVWIWTGVTTGVGTALMFAARLMKTNGALITKV; encoded by the exons ATGATGGATGTCAAACACTCTCATCCGGATGGAGTCGataccagcagcaccaacaTCACAGACAAAGACTCAACTTTCTTACATAGCGGGACAAGACCTGCGGGGACTGAACCCTCTGGGGTACTACAGAATAATGGCGCAACTATAGAAGTGGAAAAGACTTCTCAGCCGGACCAAGCCAATTTGTTGGCAACGCGCCCAAATGGGGGATGGAAGGCCTGGTTACAGGTTGCTTgtggcttttttctttacttcaATACCTATG GTCTCATCAATACCTTTGGAATTTACCAGAATTACTATACGACTGAATTTGGATTTGATCCCTCCCGCGCCTCTCTTATTGGCGGAATACAGAcgttccttcttttctttgctagCGGCGCTGCGGGCCCTTTATACGATGCAGGCTATACAAGCTTTCTCGTTCTAGCAGGGGcaatttttattgttttagGGACTATGATGCAGAGTCTTTGCATACATTATTGGCAGTTTATCCTGGCCCAATCCTTATGCATTGGGCTTGGGGGCGGCTTAATATCGGCCTTAACGCCTACTGTTCTATCAACTTACTTTACATCTTTATATCCCTTAACTGTAGGAATCGCGGGTTCGGGAACCGGAATCGGCGG TATTATCCTACCGATTGTGTTCCGTGAACTTCAACCTAAGATTGGGTTTCCATGGACTGTTCGCGTTATTGGTTTCATACTTCTTGCTACACTTCTGCTCCCAGTATTTTTCCTCCGACCCCGCATGATTCCTGGTACTGGCCGCCGCAAAATTATTGACACGACAGCCTTCACCGACTGGCCACTTGTTACCTTGCTGATTGGAAATTTCATCTATCTACTTGGAGGTTTTACGCCTTTCTTTTATGTTCAAGTATTCGCAGTTGAAAACAACATCGCAGACGCAAATCTCAGCTTCTATATTATTGCAGTTATGAATGCGACATCGGCACTGGGGCGCGTCCTGCCTAACTTCCTTAGCCCATACACGGGTCCCTTTAATATGCTTATTATAACAAGTGTTTTAACGTTTGTTTTTGCATTTGCTTTTGAGGGTGTGCAGAGCCTTGCTTCGCTTATTATTGTAAGTATGGGATTTGGAGGTGCTACTGGCTTATTCTTTGCACTACAGCCAGTGGTAGTGATTGGACTTTGTCCTAACCCCAAGCTTATTGGAACGCGAGTGGGAATGGCGTTTTGCTTCTTGTCATTTTCAGTACTTGCAAGTAACCCTATCGCTGGTGCTATCCAGCCCGCCGGTGGTTACTCAGGGGTGTGGATTTGGACTGGAGTTACTACTGGTGTTGGCACTGCTTTAATGTTTGCAGCGCGCCTAATGAAGACAAACGGTGCTCTAATAAcgaaagtataa